A region from the Thermanaeromonas toyohensis ToBE genome encodes:
- the thiC gene encoding phosphomethylpyrimidine synthase ThiC, producing MTQLEAAKQGKITREMEKVAAKEGIDVEILRQRVAEGKVVIPANKNHTNLDPCGIGLGLRTKVNANIGTSTAYPDIEQELKKLEAALEAGADAVMDLSTGGDIDACRREVLARSPVAVGTVPIYQVTVEAQKRYGSMVEFTADDLFRVIELQAADGVDFITVHCGVTLETVERLKREGRLTDIVSRGGSFLVGWMLHHREENPLYAQYDRLLEIARRYDVTLSLGDGLRPGCLADATDRAQIQELLILGELVDRAREAGVQAMVEGPGHVPLNQIEANILLQKRLCHGAPFYVLGPIVTDVAPGYDHITAAIGGAIAAAAGADFICYVTPSEHLGLPTAEDVREGVIAARIAGHAADLVKGIPGAWEWDRAMAQARKALDWEKQISLALDPVKARHYRSKRNVETAEACSMCGDFCAMRIVGEYLGKTMERC from the coding sequence ATGACACAGCTAGAAGCGGCTAAACAAGGAAAGATAACGCGGGAAATGGAAAAGGTGGCGGCTAAAGAAGGTATAGATGTAGAAATCTTACGGCAGCGCGTGGCTGAAGGTAAAGTAGTTATACCAGCCAATAAAAACCATACCAACCTGGATCCGTGCGGTATCGGCTTGGGCTTAAGGACCAAAGTTAATGCCAATATAGGGACTTCTACAGCTTACCCGGACATAGAACAAGAACTAAAAAAATTAGAGGCAGCTTTAGAAGCAGGTGCTGACGCAGTTATGGATCTTAGTACCGGTGGGGATATTGACGCCTGTCGCAGGGAGGTTTTGGCCCGCTCCCCGGTAGCTGTAGGAACTGTCCCTATCTATCAGGTTACGGTAGAGGCTCAAAAGCGTTATGGTAGTATGGTAGAGTTCACCGCTGATGACTTATTCCGGGTGATTGAGCTTCAGGCTGCTGATGGGGTAGATTTTATCACTGTGCATTGCGGTGTAACCTTAGAAACGGTGGAAAGGCTAAAAAGGGAAGGACGGCTTACCGATATAGTAAGCCGTGGGGGCTCTTTCCTCGTAGGATGGATGCTCCATCATAGGGAAGAGAATCCCCTTTACGCCCAGTATGATCGCCTTTTGGAGATAGCCCGGCGGTACGATGTTACTTTAAGCTTGGGTGATGGCCTGCGGCCTGGTTGTTTGGCCGACGCCACAGATAGAGCGCAGATACAGGAATTGCTCATCTTAGGTGAATTAGTAGACAGAGCCAGGGAAGCTGGAGTGCAGGCCATGGTGGAAGGGCCCGGGCATGTGCCTCTAAACCAGATCGAGGCTAATATACTTTTACAGAAGCGCCTTTGCCACGGAGCTCCCTTCTATGTATTAGGTCCTATTGTAACGGATGTTGCTCCCGGATATGACCATATTACTGCGGCCATTGGAGGAGCAATAGCTGCTGCGGCTGGTGCTGACTTTATTTGCTATGTTACGCCTTCCGAACATTTGGGCCTTCCTACAGCAGAAGATGTGCGGGAGGGGGTTATTGCGGCCCGCATTGCTGGACATGCGGCTGATCTGGTAAAAGGGATCCCGGGGGCTTGGGAATGGGATAGGGCTATGGCCCAAGCTCGTAAAGCTCTAGACTGGGAAAAACAAATATCTTTGGCCTTAGATCCTGTTAAAGCTAGGCATTACAGATCCAAACGGAACGTAGAAACAGCCGAAGCCTGTTCCATGTGTGGCGATTTTTGCGCCATGCGTATTGTAGGGGAGTATTTAGGTAAAACTATGGAACGTTGTTAA
- a CDS encoding ATP-dependent Clp protease ATP-binding subunit, which yields MGLRFTERAHRVLRLAQEEARHLNHPAVGTEHLLLGLLREGDSVAARALASLGVNLKSVREEVRKAVRPGEGVPPGELGLTPRAKRVLELAQEEARRQGVNYVGTEHILLGLMEEGEGLAAQVLGSLGLTPEKVRERIMALLGGAQQQPAAPFGILFGNLPFGMGGMGIPGFQPAGAPMGAKATHRPGTNTPVLDQFSRDLTALAREGKLDPVIGREKEIERVIQILSRRTKNNPVLIGDPGVGKTAIVEGLAQRIEQNQVPEVLRGKRVVALDMSGMVAGTKYRGEFEERFRRVLDEIRAAGNIILFIDELHTLIGAGAAEGAIDAANILKPALARGELQTIGATTIDEYRKHIEKDAALERRFQPVMVSEPTVEETIAILKGLRDRYEAHHRVKITDEALEAAAKLSDRYITDRYLPDKAIDLIDEAASRVRLAIYTAPKEVKELEARLEEVQKEKEAAVHAQEFEKAAQLRDEERRIREELEAKKSKWEKEKGMEKSTVTAEDIAYIVSSWTGIPVAKLAQEETERLLHLEEILHQRVIGQDEAVHAVARAIRRARAGLKDPKRPIGSFIFLGPTGVGKTELARALAEALFGDEDAMIRLDMSEYMEKHTVSRLVGAPPGYVGYEEAGQLTEAVRRRPYSVVLFDEIEKAHPEVFNILLQVLEDGRLTDAKGRTVDFRNTVIIMTSNVGASTIKRETLGFKASAVKVGAESYEEMKKRIMEELRRTFRPEFLNRIDELIVFHALTVEDIKKIVDLMLKQLNERLKEHNIQVEVTEEAKDILVKEGFDEAYGARPLRRAIQTLIEDQLSEDMLQGKFGPGDRVQAVAENGKIVLKKAPVA from the coding sequence ATGGGTTTACGTTTTACAGAAAGAGCGCACCGGGTTTTACGTTTAGCCCAGGAGGAAGCGCGGCATCTTAATCATCCCGCGGTGGGGACGGAACATCTTTTATTAGGCCTTTTGCGGGAAGGGGATAGTGTAGCAGCTAGGGCTTTGGCAAGCCTGGGTGTAAATCTTAAGAGTGTACGGGAGGAGGTACGCAAAGCTGTACGACCAGGGGAGGGGGTACCTCCAGGGGAGCTGGGCCTTACCCCTAGAGCTAAGAGGGTCCTAGAGTTAGCCCAGGAAGAGGCTCGACGCCAAGGTGTAAACTATGTGGGTACGGAACATATACTTTTGGGGCTTATGGAAGAAGGAGAGGGTTTGGCCGCGCAAGTACTGGGCTCCTTAGGCCTTACTCCCGAAAAGGTGCGCGAGAGAATAATGGCCTTGTTAGGCGGTGCACAACAGCAGCCTGCAGCCCCCTTCGGTATTCTCTTTGGTAATCTACCCTTTGGTATGGGGGGTATGGGTATCCCTGGGTTCCAGCCGGCGGGCGCTCCTATGGGAGCCAAAGCTACTCACCGTCCGGGGACCAATACCCCAGTTTTAGATCAGTTCAGCCGGGATTTAACAGCTTTGGCCCGGGAAGGCAAGCTAGACCCAGTTATTGGCCGGGAGAAAGAGATCGAACGGGTTATCCAAATTTTAAGTCGGCGCACCAAAAATAATCCGGTACTCATCGGCGATCCAGGTGTGGGTAAGACCGCCATTGTGGAAGGTTTAGCCCAGCGCATTGAACAGAATCAGGTACCAGAGGTCTTAAGAGGTAAAAGGGTAGTAGCCCTAGATATGTCCGGTATGGTAGCCGGGACTAAATACAGGGGCGAGTTTGAAGAGCGCTTCCGGCGGGTCCTAGATGAGATCCGCGCCGCGGGCAATATAATTCTTTTTATTGATGAACTCCATACCCTCATCGGTGCTGGCGCGGCCGAAGGAGCCATAGATGCTGCTAACATCTTAAAGCCCGCCCTGGCCCGTGGCGAGCTCCAGACCATCGGGGCTACTACTATAGATGAATACCGTAAGCATATTGAGAAGGATGCAGCCCTGGAGCGCCGCTTCCAACCCGTTATGGTTAGTGAACCTACAGTGGAAGAGACTATAGCTATTCTAAAGGGCCTGCGGGACCGTTATGAGGCCCATCACCGCGTCAAGATAACAGATGAAGCCTTAGAGGCAGCGGCTAAGTTATCTGACCGATATATTACGGATCGTTACTTGCCCGATAAAGCTATAGATCTTATTGATGAGGCTGCTTCGCGAGTCCGTCTGGCTATTTACACAGCACCTAAGGAAGTTAAAGAATTAGAGGCTCGGTTGGAAGAAGTGCAGAAAGAAAAAGAAGCAGCGGTACACGCTCAAGAGTTTGAGAAGGCAGCCCAGTTGCGGGATGAAGAGAGAAGGATTCGCGAGGAATTAGAGGCTAAGAAGAGTAAATGGGAAAAAGAAAAGGGGATGGAGAAGTCTACGGTTACAGCGGAAGATATAGCTTATATTGTCTCCAGCTGGACAGGTATTCCTGTAGCTAAGCTGGCCCAGGAAGAGACCGAACGGCTACTTCATCTGGAAGAAATTTTGCACCAGCGGGTCATAGGCCAAGATGAAGCGGTTCACGCTGTAGCGCGAGCTATCCGCCGGGCGAGAGCTGGTCTTAAAGATCCTAAGCGACCTATAGGTTCCTTCATTTTCCTAGGGCCTACAGGGGTGGGTAAAACAGAACTAGCTCGAGCCCTAGCTGAAGCCCTTTTTGGGGACGAAGATGCCATGATCCGCCTTGATATGTCGGAGTATATGGAGAAGCATACGGTCTCCCGCTTGGTGGGTGCTCCTCCAGGTTACGTAGGATATGAAGAAGCTGGTCAGCTTACAGAAGCTGTACGCCGCAGGCCCTACAGCGTGGTTCTTTTTGATGAGATAGAGAAGGCTCATCCTGAGGTGTTTAATATTCTCCTTCAAGTTTTGGAAGATGGGCGTTTGACTGATGCTAAAGGTCGGACGGTAGACTTCCGTAACACAGTAATTATTATGACCTCTAACGTAGGGGCTTCGACCATTAAGCGGGAAACCCTGGGCTTCAAAGCAAGCGCGGTAAAGGTAGGGGCGGAATCCTACGAAGAGATGAAGAAGCGGATCATGGAAGAGCTACGCCGTACCTTCCGGCCGGAATTCCTTAACCGTATCGATGAACTAATCGTCTTCCATGCTTTGACTGTGGAGGATATAAAGAAGATTGTAGACCTGATGCTTAAGCAGCTCAATGAGCGCCTTAAGGAGCATAACATTCAGGTAGAAGTCACGGAAGAAGCTAAGGATATCCTTGTGAAGGAGGGTTTTGACGAGGCTTATGGCGCCAGGCCCTTGCGACGGGCCATCCAGACTCTTATTGAAGACCAGCTTTCAGAAGATATGCTCCAAGGTAAGTTTGGGCCAGGCGATAGAGTCCAGGCCGTGGCTGAGAACGGTAAGATAGTGTTAAAGAAAGCCCCGGTAGCTTAA
- a CDS encoding UvrB/UvrC motif-containing protein, whose product MLCERCQQNPASVHVTQIINNQKTELHLCQECARELEPQWHWDFSLPKFLASLLNYEPSLGLSLEQGSSRCGECGLTFSQFQQTGRLGCPECYRYFAKRLDPLIRRLHGSNHHRGKVPRRAGGNLRVMREIERLRLELQELVAREEFEKAAQIRDRIRELEAKLERQG is encoded by the coding sequence ATGCTATGCGAGCGCTGCCAGCAGAACCCGGCCAGCGTCCATGTTACCCAAATTATAAATAACCAAAAGACTGAACTCCATCTGTGTCAAGAATGCGCCCGAGAGCTTGAACCCCAGTGGCACTGGGATTTCTCTTTACCTAAGTTCTTGGCCAGCCTATTGAACTATGAGCCTAGCCTGGGGTTAAGCCTAGAACAGGGGAGCTCCCGTTGCGGAGAGTGCGGGCTTACCTTTTCCCAATTCCAGCAGACAGGGCGCCTGGGCTGTCCCGAGTGCTACCGCTATTTTGCCAAACGGCTGGATCCTTTAATTAGGCGGCTTCACGGAAGCAACCATCACCGGGGGAAAGTACCTCGGCGAGCAGGGGGAAATTTACGGGTAATGCGGGAGATAGAAAGGCTTAGACTCGAACTACAGGAGCTAGTGGCGCGGGAAGAATTCGAAAAGGCTGCTCAAATCCGTGACCGCATCCGTGAGCTAGAGGCTAAGCTGGAAAGGCAGGGATAA
- a CDS encoding BON domain-containing protein: protein MSSRKKKNNFKKVQEELQRAFKADKDLKGYGLKVEVVEGKARLQGIVDTLIEKERATNLAQDIPGVEKVDNAISISTDGPITDSEVEFEVAEELAQAPGVELQHIGGKSHRGTVLLKGEALKPHEIEAARRAAAKARGVKRVISQVKVKKPLKTLEEIFHSQVRNDKEDS, encoded by the coding sequence ATGTCAAGTAGAAAAAAGAAAAACAACTTTAAAAAGGTGCAAGAAGAACTCCAACGTGCATTTAAAGCTGATAAAGACCTTAAAGGTTACGGCCTTAAAGTAGAAGTGGTAGAAGGGAAAGCCCGCCTTCAGGGTATAGTAGACACTTTAATAGAAAAAGAACGGGCCACTAACCTAGCCCAGGATATACCTGGCGTGGAAAAGGTAGATAATGCTATATCTATAAGTACCGATGGACCTATAACGGATAGCGAAGTGGAATTCGAAGTTGCTGAAGAGCTAGCTCAAGCCCCAGGGGTAGAACTCCAGCATATAGGGGGCAAAAGCCACCGGGGAACAGTGCTCCTTAAAGGAGAGGCTCTTAAGCCTCACGAAATAGAAGCTGCCCGCCGCGCTGCAGCTAAAGCCCGGGGTGTAAAAAGGGTAATAAGCCAGGTAAAAGTGAAAAAACCCCTTAAGACCTTAGAAGAAATTTTTCATAGTCAGGTGCGCAACGATAAAGAAGATAGCTAG
- a CDS encoding NUDIX hydrolase — MSTILNTLGLKAKVQQHKTRILDTHKYIHSAVFLPLIQQEDGKCSLLFEVRSRHLKTQPGEICFPGGHIQPEDANEEEAALRETCEELGVSPGTLEPWGGLDILITPFMQIIHPFVGLLKEPQNLKPNPEEVEEIFTAPLELLLKLSPEYHEITIRAQPPDDFPFHKIPRGRNYRWRQARWPELFYEFEGRIIWGLTARILHHFLNIIRA, encoded by the coding sequence ATGTCTACTATCCTAAATACTTTAGGGCTCAAGGCTAAAGTCCAGCAGCACAAAACCCGCATTCTAGATACTCATAAGTATATACACTCCGCTGTGTTTTTACCCCTTATCCAGCAGGAAGATGGGAAATGTTCTTTGCTTTTTGAAGTCCGCTCCCGCCACCTTAAAACGCAACCCGGAGAAATATGTTTTCCCGGCGGGCATATCCAGCCGGAGGATGCTAATGAAGAAGAGGCAGCTTTAAGGGAAACCTGTGAAGAGCTAGGGGTTTCCCCTGGTACCCTCGAACCTTGGGGTGGTCTAGATATCCTTATAACTCCTTTTATGCAAATTATCCATCCTTTCGTAGGCCTGTTAAAGGAGCCCCAAAACCTAAAACCTAATCCGGAAGAGGTAGAAGAGATTTTTACTGCCCCGCTAGAGCTCCTCCTTAAGCTTTCCCCTGAATATCATGAGATAACTATCCGGGCCCAGCCTCCCGACGATTTCCCCTTTCATAAAATACCCCGCGGACGTAACTACCGCTGGCGGCAGGCCCGCTGGCCCGAATTATTTTACGAATTTGAAGGCCGCATCATCTGGGGATTAACTGCCAGGATACTACATCACTTCCTAAATATTATCAGGGCATGA
- a CDS encoding protein arginine kinase: MGIRLEHLSKWMEGSGPHADIIISSRIRLARNLKGMPFPHLMDSRQEGRVVQLVGRAIQSPTVEKTSGQLYLQRLRELTPLERQILVEKHLISPQLAGDNGEKAVVLREDEAISIMVNEEDHLRLQCLLPALMLHEGWRMATSLDDALEEELDYAFDQERGYLTACPTNVGTGLRASVMVHLPALVISKQAGQVLSALTKVGLAVRGLYGEGTEAAGNLFQISNQITLGRTEEELINNLSAVAVQLADQERAAREHLYKKSRWQLEDRVGRAYGILAHARILNSQEALKLLSDVRLGVEMKIIRGVDQRVINQLMFMIQPAFLQYLAGREMPPHERDVQRANLIRERLQGRSS; encoded by the coding sequence ATGGGTATCCGTTTAGAGCATTTGAGCAAGTGGATGGAAGGTTCCGGACCCCATGCTGACATAATCATATCCAGCCGCATACGCCTGGCTCGCAATTTAAAAGGGATGCCCTTTCCCCATCTTATGGATTCCCGCCAGGAGGGCCGGGTGGTGCAGCTTGTAGGCCGCGCCATTCAAAGCCCTACAGTAGAGAAAACTTCAGGCCAGTTGTACTTGCAGCGCCTCCGGGAATTGACCCCCCTAGAGCGGCAGATACTAGTAGAAAAACATCTTATAAGCCCCCAATTGGCAGGGGATAACGGGGAAAAGGCAGTGGTCTTAAGGGAAGATGAAGCTATAAGTATTATGGTCAATGAAGAGGATCATCTACGCCTCCAGTGTCTGTTACCTGCCCTTATGCTTCATGAGGGTTGGCGTATGGCCACGAGCTTAGATGATGCCCTGGAGGAAGAGTTAGATTATGCCTTTGATCAGGAACGGGGGTACCTTACCGCGTGCCCTACCAATGTAGGTACGGGTTTAAGGGCGTCAGTGATGGTCCATTTACCGGCCTTGGTGATAAGCAAACAGGCTGGTCAAGTGTTATCTGCTCTAACTAAAGTGGGGTTAGCTGTGCGTGGCCTTTATGGGGAAGGCACAGAGGCGGCAGGGAACCTCTTCCAGATTTCTAATCAGATCACCTTAGGCCGGACAGAAGAAGAGCTCATTAACAACCTTTCTGCTGTAGCTGTTCAATTGGCTGATCAGGAGCGGGCAGCAAGAGAGCATCTTTATAAAAAGAGCCGCTGGCAGCTAGAAGATCGGGTGGGCAGGGCTTATGGAATACTTGCCCACGCCAGGATCTTGAATAGCCAAGAGGCCTTAAAACTCCTTTCCGATGTCAGGCTGGGGGTAGAAATGAAGATAATACGAGGGGTAGACCAACGAGTAATAAATCAACTTATGTTCATGATCCAGCCGGCTTTTCTGCAATACCTAGCTGGAAGGGAGATGCCCCCTCACGAACGCGATGTCCAGAGGGCTAATCTTATCCGGGAACGCCTGCAGGGTAGGTCATCTTAA
- a CDS encoding CtsR family transcriptional regulator — MEGKTLADRIEEYLKWLLSSNPEGVIEVQRQELARVFACVPSQITYVLGTRFTVERGYLVESRRGGGGYVRIIRLPLRDRQRFQEWVESVIGEYVSQEAGEAILARLCQEGLLSEREKILLKSVIHRQALPLELPERDRVRAAILRSVLLTLLREDL, encoded by the coding sequence ATGGAAGGGAAGACTTTAGCTGACCGGATTGAGGAATACTTGAAATGGCTCCTTAGTTCTAATCCAGAAGGAGTAATTGAAGTCCAGCGGCAGGAGCTAGCCAGGGTCTTTGCCTGTGTCCCTTCGCAGATAACCTACGTCCTAGGTACTAGATTTACTGTGGAACGTGGGTATCTAGTGGAAAGCCGGCGGGGTGGGGGCGGCTATGTGCGTATTATACGTTTACCTTTAAGGGATCGCCAGCGTTTTCAAGAATGGGTGGAGAGTGTAATAGGTGAATATGTTTCCCAGGAGGCGGGCGAAGCTATTCTAGCCCGGCTTTGCCAGGAGGGGCTCCTGTCAGAGAGAGAAAAAATACTTCTTAAGTCTGTTATTCACCGCCAGGCCCTACCCCTTGAGCTTCCCGAAAGGGACCGGGTGCGCGCGGCCATCTTGAGATCAGTACTTTTAACCCTGCTGCGAGAAGACCTTTAG
- a CDS encoding flavodoxin family protein, with protein sequence MKVLGIASSPRRRGNSELLLDAALRGAQDQGTETQKIILAELNIWPCRGCETCRQGNCIQQDDMEKLYPLLKESDALILASPIYFYGLPAQAKAMIDRCQVFWHRKYDTGNEGKREVVARRGALIAVGATRGAKLFEGAVLTTKYFFKVLGISYWGELLVREVEGYQEILKRPDVLEAAYSLGKQLTQG encoded by the coding sequence ATGAAAGTGTTAGGGATAGCTTCTAGTCCCCGGCGTAGAGGTAACTCGGAACTCCTTTTGGACGCTGCCTTACGCGGCGCTCAAGACCAGGGAACGGAAACCCAGAAGATAATCCTGGCAGAACTTAATATATGGCCTTGTCGAGGGTGTGAGACTTGCCGACAAGGGAATTGTATCCAGCAGGATGATATGGAGAAGCTTTACCCCCTGCTAAAAGAAAGCGATGCCTTAATTTTAGCCTCTCCCATTTATTTTTACGGCCTGCCAGCCCAAGCTAAGGCTATGATTGATCGTTGCCAAGTTTTCTGGCATCGCAAGTATGATACAGGGAATGAGGGTAAGAGGGAAGTGGTGGCTAGGCGCGGGGCTTTGATAGCTGTAGGAGCTACCCGTGGTGCTAAATTGTTTGAAGGTGCTGTGCTGACCACTAAATATTTTTTTAAAGTTTTAGGGATAAGTTATTGGGGCGAGCTTCTTGTACGGGAAGTAGAAGGCTATCAGGAGATCCTAAAAAGGCCAGATGTTTTAGAGGCTGCCTATTCTTTGGGGAAGCAATTGACCCAGGGTTAA